The Ahaetulla prasina isolate Xishuangbanna chromosome 3, ASM2864084v1, whole genome shotgun sequence genome window below encodes:
- the FITM2 gene encoding acyl-coenzyme A diphosphatase FITM2, producing the protein MESVDRATRFLLPYLTHCSVRRMMPWALMSFMVIGSLVKDLMPPAATYLSNKRNVLNVYFVKFAWAWTFCLLFPFISLTNYNVFQNILPVLVRLFSLLVGTVIWYTCTSTFLFIQDFTGSCYKSPTLAVVTQEHSNQLQCLKAGGIWQNFDISGHSFLLSYCVLMILEEMAVMPSVKTFHGSRLHTAVTSLFLALACLTFIWLFMLLTTAVYFHDFWDKIFGTLVGLSAWYGTYRFWYKSPLSPGFPPQRTLYFPKPNRRL; encoded by the exons ATGGAGTCTGTGGATCGAGCCACGCGCTTCTTGCTGCCTTACTTGACCCACTGTTCGGTGCGGCGGATGATGCCCTGGGCACTGATGAGCTTCATGGTGATCGGATCCCTTGTTAAAGACTTAATGCCGCCGGCTGCTACTTACCTGAGTAACAAGCGCAACGTGCTCAATGT CTATTTTGTGAAATTTGCTTGGGCCTGGACATTCTGCCTGCTGTTTCCGTTCATCTCTCTCACTAACTACAATGTCTTCCAGAATATTTTGCCTGTACTTGTTCGTCTTTTCTCGCTGCTGGTTGGCACTGTCATTTGGTATACATGCACAAGTACATTTTTGTTCATTCAGGACTTCACAGGCAGTTGTTACAAATCACCAACCCTTGCTGTAGTGACTCAAGAACATTCCAACCAACTACAGTGCCTAAAAGCTGGTGGGATATGGCAAAATTTTGATATCTCAGgacattccttcctcctttcgTATTGTGTTCTAATGATTCTAGAAGAAATGGCTGTGATGCCCAGTGTGAAAACTTTTCATGGTTCTAGATTGCACACAGCGGTGACCAGTTTGTTCTTAGCACTGGCTTGTTTGACTTTTATCTGGCTTTTCATGCTTCTTACTACTGCTGTATATTTCCATGATTTTTGGGACAAGATTTTTGGCACTTTGGTGGGCCTCTCTGCTTGGTATGGAACATACAGGTTTTGGTACAAGTCACCCTTATCTCCTGGATTTCCTCCCCAAAGAACCCTTTATTTCCCAAAACCTAATCGTAGGCTATAA